DNA sequence from the Thermocladium sp. ECH_B genome:
ATGGGCTGCTTATTGGTCTAATAAAATGGGTGCCAAGGTAGTGGCCGTCGCAGATACATCCGGCACAGTACATGATCCCAATGGATTAGATGTGGAGAGGCTGATTGAGGTAAAGAATAAAACAGGCAAGGTAATTATGTATGAGGGAGGCCGCAAGCTTCAGCCCCAGGATGCCCTAGTAGTTGATTCAGACATTCTTATGCCTAGCGCCATGGAAAACACAATAACTGAACACAATGCAGGAAACATTAAGGCCAAGCTAATAGTGGAGGGAGCAAATGGACCAACCACGCCGGAAGCCGAGGCTATGCTGTCAAAGAGGGGAGTCACAATAGTACCAGATATATTGGCTAACGCCGGCGGAGTCATCATGAGTTACCTGGAGTGGGTCGAGAATCTGCAATGGTTCATCTGGAATGAGGATGAAACGCGAATGCGNCTCGANGGAATATTGGTGAATAATTTTAAGAGAACCATGAATAAATTCACAGCCCTAGGATCAAATGCTACTATGAGGGATGCAGCCGTGATAACCGCTGTGGAGAGGGTTAGGGACGCAATGCAGGCAAGAGGCTGGATTTAGATCCAAGATAATGTTAAGTTAAAATAAAAACAATATTTTTCAATTTATTGGGGATCAATGAAATGGGCTCAGCTTAATGCTAGATTAATTCTTCTGGTGATACAGGTAACCTAGGTTACTTTTCGTCCAGCAGCATCTTCTAATGCAGCGGAGAATCCTTATCCTAAATGGATAAGGGAGTACCACGATAATTGTTTTAAGGGGCTTTCTTCTCCCTTTTAATCATGTCATTAAGCGGTGAGGATTACATTAATGCCTTGCTTAATCCCTCCTCTGTGGCCGTTATAGGAGCCACGCTGCGACGAGACAGCATTGGTAATATAATAACCATTAATTTAGCCAAGAAGTATAGGGGCAAGCTTTACCTGGTTAATCCGAGATATACGGATATTAATGGAATAAAGGCGTATCCTTCAATAAAGGAGATAGGGGAGCCCATTGATTTAGCAGTAATAGTAGTCCCAGCGCCCTTAGTTCCATCAGTTATGAGGGAAGTATCGGAGGCTGGAACTAAGGCTGCGATAATAATAAGTGGAGGATTCAGCGAGGTGGGCGAGGAAGGTGCACGGCTGGAGGAGGAGGTCAAGAAATCCGCTGGCAAGGTAAGGATATTAGGTCCTAACTGTATAGGGGTCTTTAATGCATCAACGGGTCTAGATACATTCTTTCTACCTGAGGAGAGAATGGGCAGACCAAGGCCTGGACCCCTTGCTTTAATAAGCCAATCAGGCGCCGTGGCCGGATCAATACTTGACTGGGCGGCTCGAAGAAACCTCGGCATAGGGATCGCGGTTAATTACGGGAATAAACTGGATGTGACGGAGACCGATCTAATGAGGTTCCTTGCTCTGGATCCATCGGTGAAGGTGATTACCATGTACATGGAGGGATTCAAGTATCCAGGGGAAGGGCGGCGATTCATGGAAGCAGCAAAGGAAGTGAGCAAGAGAAAACCAATAATAATATATAAGGCGGGCAGGTCAAGAGCATCCAAGAGAGCAG
Encoded proteins:
- a CDS encoding CoA-binding protein, translated to MSLSGEDYINALLNPSSVAVIGATLRRDSIGNIITINLAKKYRGKLYLVNPRYTDINGIKAYPSIKEIGEPIDLAVIVVPAPLVPSVMREVSEAGTKAAIIISGGFSEVGEEGARLEEEVKKSAGKVRILGPNCIGVFNASTGLDTFFLPEERMGRPRPGPLALISQSGAVAGSILDWAARRNLGIGIAVNYGNKLDVTETDLMRFLALDPSVKVITMYMEGFKYPGEGRRFMEAAKEVSKRKPIIIYKAGRSRASKRAVASHTAALAGNYEIYSAAFKQAGLIESSSLRDMFDMAKALATQPLPRGRKVLILTDSGGMGVQATDSLEPLGLMVPELPETQRDRLRKILPPLAVVGNPIDLTGSATDEMYKSVLEEILPTDSVDMAMVIALMQLPGLTVNLANYIIEAKKYGKPVVAVSFGGNEFMARFNDALDKGGIPVYATPDRAAKALWALTEYAKVVGEIHE